The following coding sequences lie in one Arachis ipaensis cultivar K30076 chromosome B03, Araip1.1, whole genome shotgun sequence genomic window:
- the LOC107631906 gene encoding hypersensitive-induced response protein 1 — translation MGLALGCLQVDQSTVAIKEVFGKFDDVLEPGCHFVPWCLGNQVAGYLSLRVQQLDVRCETKTKDNVFVTVVASIQYRALAEGAVDAFYKLSNTRAQIQAYVFDVIRASVPKMELDASFEQKNEIAKAVEEELEKAMCAYGYEIVQTLIVDIEPDEHVKRAMNEINAAARLRVAANEKAEAEKILQIKRAEGEAESKYLAGLGIARQRQAIVDGLRDSVLAFSENVPGTTSKDVMDMVLVTQYFDTLKEIGASSKSNSVFVPHGPGAVKDISSQIREGLLQGNVA, via the exons ATGGGGCTAGCTCTCGGTTGTCTTCAAGTGGACCAGTCAACGGTAGCTATCAAGGAAGTTTTTGGGAAGTTCGATGATGTGCTTGAACCCGGTTGCCACTTTGTGCCTTGGTGTCTTGGCAATCAAGTAGCTGGTTACCTTTCTTTGCGTGTGCAGCAGCTTGATGTTCGTTGCGAAACCAAGACAAAG GACAATGTCTTTGTCACCGTTGTTGCTTCTATCCAATATCGAGCACTTGCAGAAGGTGCCGTAGATGCATTTTACAAGCTTAGCAATACCAGAGCACAGATTCAAGCCTATGTCTTTGATG TTATTAGGGCAAGTGTTCCAAAGATGGAACTAGACGCCTCTTTTGAACAGAAGAATGAAATTGCGAAAGCTGTAGAGGAAGAACTTGAAAAG GCAATGTGTGCTTATGGCTATGAGATAGTTCAGACTCTTATTGTGGATATCGAACCGGATGAGCATGTCAAGAGAGCCATGAACGAGATAAATGCTG CTGCGAGATTGAGGGTGGCTGCAAATGAGAAGGCCGAGGCGGAGAAGATTCTGCAGATTAAGAGAGCAGAAGGAGAAGCAGAGTCGAAGTATCTAGCAGGGCTTGGAATAGCCCGCCAACGCCAAGCCATAGTTGATGGCCTGAGGGACAGCGTGCTAGCCTTCTCAGAGAATGTCCCTGGGACAACATCAAAGGATGTCATGGACATGGTTCTGGTCACCCAATATTTTGATACATTGAAGGAAATCGGTGCATCCTCAAAATCCAATTCTGTTTTCGTTCCACATGGACCGGGAGCTGTTAAAGATATTTCTTCACAAATTAGAGAAGGTCTTCTTCAAGGAAATGTGGCTTAA
- the LOC107631905 gene encoding probable serine/threonine-protein kinase PIX7, which produces MGLGAENGKVVEHLDVCKSKGGKKKKKKESGIVEEEQETGCWVRLRLFGSCISSRSKVDSSVSGTSTNYAESKSTIDTSRDQPTLPVVSSTTTSNAESNASTSKLEEELKVALRLRKFTFNDLKLATRNFRPESLLGEGGFGCVFKGWIEENGTAPVKPGTGLTVAVKTLNHDGLQGHKEWLAEVNFLGDLVHPNLVKLIGYCIEDDQRLLVYEFMPRGSLENHLFRRSLPLPWSIRMKIALGAAKGLAFLHEEAERPVIYRDFKTSNILLDSDYNAKLSDFGLAKDGPEGDKTHVSTRVMGTYGYAAPEYVMTGHLTSRSDVYSFGVVLLEMLTGRRSMDKNRPNGEHNLVEWARPHLGEKRRFYRLIDPRLEGHFSIKGAQKAASLAAHCLSRDPKARPLMSEVVEALKPLPNLKDMASSSYYFQTIQADRFSASPNTRNGRTQGALLTRNGQHPRSLSIPHGTHASPYHHQFPQQSPKPNGKAQS; this is translated from the exons ATGGGTTTGGGTGCTGAGAATGGTAAGGTGGTGGAGCATTTGGATGTGTGTAAATCAAAAGgtgggaaaaagaaaaagaagaaagagagtggGATAGTTGAAGAGGAACAAGAGACTGGGTGTTGGGTTAGGCTTAGGTTATTTGGGAGCTGCATTTCTTCAAGATCCAAGGTTGATAGCTCTGTTAGTGGCACCAGCACCAATTATG CCGAAAGTAAATCAACTATTGACACAAGTAGAGACCAACCAACGCTTCCAGTTGTCTCTTCTACAACAACTAGTAATGCTGAAAGCAATGCATCCACTTCCAAACTTGAAGAGGAGCTTAAAGTTGCTTTGAGGCTGCGAAAGTTCACTTTCAATGATCTTAAGTTGGCAACAAGAAATTTTCGGCCCGAGAGTCTTCTTGGCGAAGGTGGGTTTGGTTGTGTGTTCAAGGGATGGATCGAAGAAAATGGAACTGCTCCTGTGAAACCTGGTACGGGGCTCACTGTTGCTGTAAAAACCCTCAACCATGATGGACTCCAGGGTCATAAAGAATGGCTG GCTGAAGTAAATTTTCTGGGTGATTTAGTTCATCCAAACCTTGTTAAACTTATAGGTTACTGTATCGAAGATGATCAGAGGTTGCTAGTATATGAGTTCATGCCTCGGGGAAGTCTAGAAAACCACTTGTTTAGGA GATCCCTGCCTCTTCCATGGTCCATTAGGATGAAAATTGCACTGGGAGCTGCAAAAGGTCTTGCTTTTCTTCACGAGGAAGCAGAACGACCAGTAATATATCGGGATTTCAAGACTTCCAATATACTATTGGATTCG GACTACAATGCCAAGCTCTCTGACTTTGGACTCGCAAAAGATGGTCCTGAGGGTGATAAAACCCATGTCTCCACTCGAGTGATGGGAACCTATGGTTATGCAGCACCAGAGTATGTCATGACAG GACATCTTACGTCAAGAAGTGATGTGTATAGTTTCGGAGTAGTACTACTTGAGATGTTGACTGGCAGAAGATCTATGGACAAAAACCGACCCAATGGCGAACATAACCTCGTGGAATGGGCTAGACCGCATCTAGGAGAGAAAAGAAGGTTCTACCGGTTGATAGACCCTCGTTTGGAGGGTCACTTCTCCATAAAAGGAGCTCAGAAAGCAGCTAGTTTGGCTGCACATTGCCTTAGTAGAGATCCAAAGGCAAGGCCTCTCATGAGTGAAGTCGTAGAAGCTTTAAAGCCTCTGCCAAACCTCAAGGACATGGCTAGTTCATCATATTATTTCCAGACAATTCAAGCCGACCGGTTCAGTGCAAGCCCGAATACTAGAAACGGACGAACACAAGGCGCATTACTGACGCGGAACGGGCAGCATCCGAGGAGCCTTTCGATACCACATGGTACACATGCATCTCCATATCACCATCAGTTTCCCCAACAATCACCAAAACCAAATGGAAAGGCACAGAGTTGA